A single genomic interval of Malania oleifera isolate guangnan ecotype guangnan chromosome 13, ASM2987363v1, whole genome shotgun sequence harbors:
- the LOC131146481 gene encoding uncharacterized protein LOC131146481 yields the protein MGREWYWGGRSSTKTGSGGGGERDSSATPSGCMSAVLQLFDFHPFHFALHQQPSLKPDSLLPEEPPVLKGVEAPRNSLESEEPVIEAASLSSIIEEEESFSIRMGIQIKTSGDAARSKVEGSKARADDLSSESSSSPGTKTPNLVARLMGLDLLPESSTPSISANHGASIPLRKSQFHHLQAKKGNREFRSRPPLQIRPNGYRSFHDNDTAGTRSLPETPRISSARRSDVDHRLSLQINRENISFSEELFARCSSKLAGGRSELKQEDDRSPGHYARQIVKQVKESVSRRVGLDITNTIRNRDQRGEELARPIKMRKSSKILTIVSNEKNPSKHSSAPSCSPRLRFLEPRNKPVIASSTKDQTFHPPPPKQLSSISSTFVNNSSQPTKGTPKPKSQSFHDQQQKQQKSVHRCEKATEDRFGSRRLKKPPQTSDAIRNKQEEQFVRPSTTPRASNSDRKCKKTPLSNKLVNPTFVPFKKDHSHPAPKIPQEQIQTHVSDDSQPPKRTSPLPSCPGQSYKEEATHELANQEAYRDRSKGATTASDGGAAAAEIQYITRILKCTGIDRGTPVSLSRWFSAPHPLNSSIFHHLEHSFIPTATTSSTSAAAAVLGNPELNHKCNRKLIFDLVDEILGDILKPRSGKSQTGQTMHGHQLLEILCRRIGGFPLADCRVLEDIDALIDGDLTGSKVQSWEAYEEEGEGIALEIEKDIMNSLVQETAADFGGPVPYGDRGATVWQGAAEADTPSHVSLT from the exons ATGGGCAGAGAATGGTACTGGGGTGGTCGTTCATCAACAAAGACAGGTAGCGGTGGAGGAGGAGAAAGAGACAGTAGTGCTACGCCTTCTGGTTGCATGAGCGCTGTCCTTCAACTCTTTGATTTCCATCCATTTCACTTTGCTTTGCACCAGCAACCTTCTCTCAAACCTGACTCCTTACTTCCTGAAGAACCCCCTGTCCTCAAAg GTGTTGAAGCACCAAGGAATAGCTTGGAATCAGAAGAGCCTGTTATTGAAGCTGCTTCTCTGTCCTCTATcattgaagaagaagaaagtttcAGCATCCGA ATGGGAATTCAAATTAAAACAAGTGGAGACGCTGCGAGATCAAAAGTGGAAGGTTCAAAAGCTAGAGCAGATGATTTATCTTCAGAAAGCAGCTCCTCTCCGGGGACCAAGACACCAAACTTGGTAGCCAGATTAATGGGTCTTGATCTCCTTCCTGAAAGCTCCACACCATCCATCTCAGCCAACCATGGAGCTTCAATCCCTCTAAGAAAGTCACAATTTCACCATCTTCAAGCCAAAAAAGGGAACAGAGAGTTTCGATCCCGACCACCTCTCCAAATTAGGCCAAATGGCTATAGAAGTTTCCATGACAATGATACTGCCGGTACCCGTTCCTTGCCAGAGACCCCAAGAATATCGTCGGCCAGAAGATCAGACGTTGATCATCGGCTCTCTCTTCAAATCAACAGGGAGAATATTAGTTTCAGTGAAGAATTGTTTGCGCGTTGTTCATCAAAACTGGCTGGAGGGAGATCTGAGCTCAAGCAGGAAGATGACAGAAGTCCAGGCCACTATGCAAGGCAGATTGTGAAGCAGGTTAAGGAAAGTGTCAGCAGGAGAGTAGGCCTTGACATAACAAACACCATCAGAAACAGGGATCAAAGAGGAGAAGAGCTTGCAAGGCCTATTAAAATGAGGAAATCTTCGAAAATTCTTACCATTGTCAGCAACGAAAAGAATCCAAGCAAGCATTCAAGTGCTCCATCATGCTCTCCAAGACTCAGATTTTTGGAACCAAGGAACAAACCAGTGATAGCATCATCAACCAAAGATCAAACCTTTCACCCTCCGCCTCCAAAACAAttgtcatcaatttcatcaaCATTTGTCAATAATAGTTCACAGCCGACTAAAGGTACACCAAAACCAAAGTCCCAATCATTCCACGATCAACAACAGAAACAGCAAAAATCAGTTCACAGGTGCGAGAAAGCCACTGAAGACCGCTTTGGGTCACGGCGTCTCAAGAAGCCCCCGCAAACTTCAGACGCCATTCGGAACAAGCAAGAAGAACAATTCGTGCGCCCATCCACAACCCCAAGAGCCAGCAATTCAGACAGGAAATGCAAGAAAACTCCATTATCAAACAAGCTCGTGAATCCAACATTTGTTCCATTCAAGAAAGACCATTCACATCCAGCACCAAAAATACCTCAAGAACAG ATTCAGACACACGTATCTGATGATTCTCAGCCTCCGAAAAGAACCTCCCCATTGCCTAGTTGTCCGGGTCAGTCGTACAAAGAAGAAGCAACACATGAGCTCGCCAACCAAGAAGCCTACAGAGACAGGTCGAAGGGCGCGACCACCGCCTCCGATGGTGGAGCCGCCGCAGCGGAAATCCAGTACATTACTAGAATACTTAAATGTACTGGAATAGACAGAGGTACCCCAGTGTCCCTCTCGAGGTGGTTCTCAGCACCCCACCCTCTAAACTCATCAATCTTTCACCACCTTGAACATTCATTTATCCCCACCGCCACCACCTCCTCCACTTCGGCCGCCGCCGCCGTATTGGGTAACCCGGAATTGAATCACAAGTGCAATAGAAAGCTAATTTTCGATCTGGTGGATGAAATTTTAGGGGATATTCTGAAACCTAGGAGTGGTAAATCACAAACTGGGCAAACCATGCATGGACATCAGCTGCTTGAAATTTTGTGCAGAAGAATTGGAGGGTTCCCATTGGCGGATTGCAGGGTTCTTGAGGACATTGACGCGTTGATCGACGGAGATTTGACCGGGTCCAAGGTACAATCATGGGAAGCGTATGAGGAAGAAGGCGAAGGGATAGCATTGGAGATCGAGAAAGATATCATGAACTCGCTCGTACAGGAAACGGCCGCGGACTTCGGAGGCCCCGTTCCGTACGGGGACCGCGGTGCTACGGTGTGGCAGGGAGCAGCAGAAGCCGACACGCCCTCACATGTGTCTCTCACGTGA